Proteins from one Thermococcus bergensis genomic window:
- the tpiA gene encoding triose-phosphate isomerase → MLKEPIIAINFKTYIEATGERALKIAKAAEKVYKETGITIVVAPQLVDLYRIAQEVEIPVFAQHVDPIKPGSHTGHVLPEAVKEAGAVGTLLNHSENRMILADLEAAIRRAEEVGLMTMVCSNNPAVSAAVAALNPDYVAVEPPELIGTGIPVSKAKPEVITNTVELVRKVNPEVKVLTGAGISTGEDVKKALELGTVGVLLASGVTKAKDPEKAIRDLVSLIV, encoded by the coding sequence ATGTTGAAGGAGCCGATTATAGCCATAAATTTTAAGACGTATATTGAGGCCACTGGGGAAAGGGCTTTAAAGATAGCCAAGGCGGCGGAAAAGGTTTACAAAGAAACCGGAATAACAATTGTCGTAGCCCCACAGCTGGTAGATCTTTATAGAATCGCTCAGGAAGTTGAGATTCCAGTTTTTGCCCAGCATGTAGACCCGATAAAACCCGGAAGCCATACCGGGCACGTTTTGCCAGAAGCAGTGAAAGAGGCTGGAGCCGTTGGGACTTTGCTCAACCACTCCGAGAACAGAATGATCCTTGCGGATTTAGAAGCTGCAATCAGAAGGGCTGAAGAAGTCGGCTTAATGACAATGGTCTGTAGCAATAACCCTGCAGTCAGTGCGGCAGTTGCTGCTCTAAATCCAGATTACGTTGCTGTTGAACCGCCGGAGCTTATTGGTACTGGAATTCCAGTCAGCAAGGCAAAGCCTGAAGTGATAACCAACACAGTGGAGCTCGTTAGGAAGGTAAACCCAGAGGTTAAGGTTCTTACTGGGGCCGGTATCTCAACGGGAGAAGATGTGAAGAAAGCTCTAGAATTGGGAACGGTTGGAGTTCTCTTAGCAAGTGGTGTCACAAAAGCCAAAGATCCAGAAAAAGCAATAAGAGACCTCGTATCGCTGATAGTTTAG
- the gor gene encoding glyceraldehyde-3-phosphate:ferredoxin oxidoreductase, whose amino-acid sequence MRFSVLKINLNEKKVESEEFEREGVYGIIDYALYLHDEVYKTYELDDPYDPRNVMIFGKGPFAGSVLPGAHRMTFVYRSPQYGGVFPSTMGGAAYQFQRVGVDFVVLEGKREKPTVVVLFNDGENLNVELHEIELEKVIEIWKGYKGEEGVYALTQYLIDNFHNKFDGMEYRIACVGPASLNTHMGAVFSQTLRNGKRVVGSEDWAARGGTGSVLLRAHNVVAVIFGGRAKRKFPKGDISNITVAKQIVEGVHKKPMNEVISEKTVKYKYNPKLNTGGTFGGNYPAEGDLVPILNWQMPYIPKEDRIKIHENIMKYYWEPFNKEAIETKNWTNCGEPCPVVCKKYANGHHIEYEPREANGPLTGVITLRASDVSVHAVDAMGFDAISFGGTAAWVLELVYRGLLKPEEVGISDKPEFDKDSLLLKPVETSEKNAKLVAELARRVAFAETEIAKIIGEGIRRASEVLDEKFKDRLSYGESFKDYGVYTPLGANGEMVPTMYWAIGNYIPLPIQGRYWTFYQFGVFLEPEELANKIVASALNEYWYDNVGWCRFHRGWATPVLRALFMEAYGENVDMEEQAKKTIRKLVNFLKKAGYEPVFWDSMRVVDLIAKGAEEFGNQKWAEQFKKDKVVTAKEYLRRVLAEYSRILGVDWTL is encoded by the coding sequence ATGAGGTTTTCAGTACTTAAGATAAACCTCAATGAAAAGAAAGTTGAAAGTGAAGAATTTGAGCGAGAGGGGGTTTATGGCATAATTGACTATGCCTTGTATTTGCACGATGAGGTTTACAAAACCTATGAGCTTGATGATCCGTATGATCCGAGAAACGTCATGATTTTTGGAAAAGGACCATTCGCTGGTTCTGTTCTTCCGGGCGCTCATAGAATGACCTTTGTTTATAGGTCACCCCAGTACGGAGGAGTTTTTCCATCAACGATGGGCGGTGCTGCATATCAGTTCCAGAGGGTTGGAGTAGATTTTGTGGTTCTTGAAGGCAAAAGGGAAAAGCCTACAGTTGTAGTTCTTTTCAACGATGGAGAAAACCTGAACGTTGAGCTTCATGAGATTGAACTTGAAAAGGTAATCGAGATATGGAAGGGCTACAAAGGGGAAGAAGGAGTTTATGCCCTCACTCAATACCTCATAGATAACTTCCACAACAAGTTTGACGGCATGGAGTATAGAATAGCCTGTGTTGGGCCGGCTTCTCTAAACACCCATATGGGAGCGGTGTTCTCTCAGACTTTGAGAAACGGCAAGAGGGTTGTTGGAAGCGAGGACTGGGCTGCAAGAGGGGGTACCGGAAGCGTTCTGCTAAGGGCACACAACGTTGTTGCCGTAATATTTGGTGGAAGAGCAAAGAGAAAGTTCCCAAAGGGTGATATAAGCAACATAACGGTGGCAAAGCAGATAGTTGAAGGCGTTCACAAGAAGCCCATGAACGAGGTCATATCAGAAAAGACCGTGAAATACAAATACAATCCTAAGCTCAACACGGGAGGAACCTTTGGAGGAAACTATCCAGCTGAAGGAGATTTAGTGCCCATACTCAACTGGCAGATGCCCTACATTCCAAAAGAAGACCGTATTAAAATCCACGAGAACATAATGAAATATTACTGGGAGCCCTTCAACAAAGAGGCGATAGAAACTAAAAACTGGACTAACTGTGGAGAGCCGTGCCCGGTGGTGTGTAAGAAATACGCCAACGGTCACCACATAGAATACGAGCCGAGAGAAGCTAACGGGCCCTTAACTGGTGTGATAACTCTTAGGGCAAGTGATGTAAGCGTTCACGCAGTTGATGCTATGGGATTTGATGCTATCAGCTTTGGAGGCACTGCCGCATGGGTTTTGGAGCTTGTCTATAGAGGACTGCTCAAGCCAGAGGAAGTTGGAATCAGCGACAAGCCCGAATTTGATAAGGACTCCCTTCTCCTAAAGCCTGTCGAGACCAGTGAAAAGAATGCCAAGCTTGTTGCTGAATTAGCCCGTAGGGTTGCTTTTGCTGAAACGGAAATTGCCAAGATAATTGGAGAGGGTATAAGGAGGGCAAGCGAGGTACTTGACGAGAAGTTCAAGGACAGGCTGAGTTATGGAGAGAGCTTCAAGGATTATGGAGTTTATACCCCGCTCGGGGCAAATGGAGAAATGGTACCAACTATGTACTGGGCGATAGGAAACTACATACCTCTGCCAATTCAGGGCCGCTATTGGACTTTCTACCAGTTTGGAGTCTTTCTTGAGCCTGAAGAGCTTGCAAACAAGATAGTTGCAAGTGCCCTTAATGAGTACTGGTACGACAACGTTGGATGGTGCAGGTTCCACCGTGGATGGGCGACACCTGTGTTGAGAGCACTCTTCATGGAAGCTTATGGAGAAAATGTAGACATGGAAGAACAGGCCAAAAAGACGATAAGAAAACTCGTTAACTTCCTCAAAAAGGCCGGTTATGAGCCGGTATTCTGGGATTCAATGAGAGTTGTAGATTTGATTGCAAAAGGTGCTGAAGAGTTTGGCAACCAGAAGTGGGCAGAGCAATTTAAGAAAGACAAAGTTGTTACTGCAAAGGAGTATCTCAGGAGAGTTTTGGCAGAATACAGCAGAATTTTGGGAGTTGATTGGACTCTTTAA